A window of Microcystis aeruginosa FD4 contains these coding sequences:
- a CDS encoding nucleotidyltransferase family protein, which produces MKNLEEIKAILGQVKSLVKEKYHVSELGIFGDYVKGEVQENSEVNILIDYTEPPSLLDLVDLEYYLSDLLKVKADVISKNGLKGNRRERILSEVIYV; this is translated from the coding sequence ATGAAAAATTTAGAAGAAATTAAAGCGATTTTGGGTCAAGTTAAGTCCTTAGTAAAAGAAAAGTATCATGTCAGTGAATTAGGTATTTTTGGAGATTATGTAAAAGGAGAAGTGCAGGAAAATAGTGAAGTTAATATTCTGATAGATTATACAGAACCGCCTAGTTTACTAGATTTAGTAGATCTGGAATATTATTTAAGTGATTTACTTAAGGTAAAAGCGGATGTTATCAGTAAAAATGGCTTAAAAGGAAACAGGAGAGAAAGAATTTTATCGGAGGTTATTTATGTATGA
- a CDS encoding PIN domain-containing protein — MRRIFLDTNIYIIGQLKPLSPQERILTWLGYYTPNNQSSIKVIISQELINQILRVGKRLQGKDWAAKIVDQIWQNINCLFIPETIEMKAEASQIIAEKLLPSEDVFIYLTAKYGAAEIFLSENRELIKIIADFDCLTSEEFLDKYLRQMPP, encoded by the coding sequence ATGAGGAGAATTTTTTTAGATACAAATATTTATATTATTGGTCAATTAAAACCCCTCTCACCACAAGAGCGAATTCTTACATGGTTAGGATATTATACCCCCAATAATCAATCTTCAATCAAAGTTATTATTTCGCAGGAACTCATTAACCAAATTTTACGAGTTGGCAAAAGACTTCAAGGTAAAGATTGGGCAGCCAAAATAGTAGATCAAATCTGGCAGAATATTAATTGCTTATTTATACCAGAAACGATTGAAATGAAAGCAGAAGCAAGTCAGATAATTGCAGAAAAATTATTGCCTTCTGAAGATGTTTTTATCTATCTAACTGCCAAATATGGTGCGGCAGAAATTTTTTTGTCTGAAAATCGAGAATTAATCAAAATTATTGCTGATTTTGATTGTTTAACATCAGAGGAATTTCTTGATAAATATCTGCGACAAATGCCCCCTTAA
- a CDS encoding type II toxin-antitoxin system PemK/MazF family toxin — protein sequence MRGDIYLADLNPSRGSEQAGIRPVIIVQHNNIERFTSTVVVIPLTSNLRRAQIPGTMVIPAGQGGLNQESVALCYQIVVIDRQRLQRQLGKLSSSYLQQLEEAMRYTLDLT from the coding sequence ATGCGAGGCGATATTTATCTAGCTGATTTGAATCCGAGTCGTGGTTCAGAACAAGCTGGTATTCGACCTGTTATTATTGTCCAACATAACAATATCGAGCGCTTCACTAGCACTGTTGTTGTAATTCCATTAACCAGTAATTTACGTCGCGCACAAATCCCCGGAACAATGGTTATTCCCGCAGGACAAGGAGGCTTAAATCAGGAATCAGTAGCCTTATGTTATCAAATTGTTGTTATTGATAGACAACGACTTCAGCGACAGTTGGGGAAACTTTCTTCTAGTTATTTACAGCAATTGGAAGAAGCGATGCGATATACATTAGATCTAACATAA
- a CDS encoding type II toxin-antitoxin system VapC family toxin, with product MKAIIADTTPLYGAIDTSDQYHSRAQAELRRIESEDLTVIISFPVYVETYSLLLYRLGFEQATHFTQNCLESANLINPTEDQYFAAIAKAKQFPDQTITIVDALTAIISIELNLPVWSYDYHFDIMRVKVWR from the coding sequence TTGAAAGCGATTATTGCCGACACAACCCCCCTTTACGGAGCGATAGATACCAGTGATCAATATCATAGCAGAGCGCAAGCAGAGCTAAGACGCATAGAATCGGAAGATTTAACAGTTATTATCTCTTTCCCCGTATATGTAGAAACTTACAGCTTGCTTCTATATAGATTAGGATTTGAACAAGCCACTCATTTCACACAAAATTGCTTAGAATCGGCTAATCTGATCAATCCGACAGAAGATCAGTATTTCGCAGCCATAGCAAAAGCTAAACAATTTCCTGATCAAACTATTACTATTGTTGATGCTTTGACTGCTATAATCTCAATCGAATTAAATCTACCTGTTTGGAGCTATGATTATCATTTTGATATAATGCGGGTGAAAGTATGGAGATAA
- a CDS encoding PEP-CTERM sorting domain-containing protein (PEP-CTERM proteins occur, often in large numbers, in the proteomes of bacteria that also encode an exosortase, a predicted intramembrane cysteine proteinase. The presence of a PEP-CTERM domain at a protein's C-terminus predicts cleavage within the sorting domain, followed by covalent anchoring to some some component of the (usually Gram-negative) cell surface. Many PEP-CTERM proteins exhibit an unusual sequence composition that includes large numbers of potential glycosylation sites. Expression of one such protein has been shown restore the ability of a bacterium to form floc, a type of biofilm.), whose translation MKITHKLLFSSCLLLGVTVAPSQVLAGPFNSPGPFVDPSGKEVPFPPQVPGKEYSEDPDRNGNPSHTPNPGQVIAWDGTGGTTNTSNFLALWNPQSGIAAPDPFQVDALANRKDLLFYKVIEDQVPLVFSTGLPGGPRTDYDNYIFYERPNHKVLLPFPYKEIGVWATPAQINQVAPNNVEGLELWAPVQDPTVPLEDRVNSVLLQGPEIPVDDANRYSLFGDPLGCSVFKSNGDCLFLKANIAGAITPLFPGLDITSAKIDLDGLMTWENDILFSLKPIDGNNDGSITDNDPSKDLDGGEIFVWRSTEPSAKFLIHGGHVWDTVFNVKDTVEDWTGLRPGTENIDALEAVATPEPSTILSLLTLGTLGAASTLKRKLKPSQSTEKETTKVG comes from the coding sequence ATGAAAATCACTCATAAACTTTTGTTCTCTTCCTGTCTCTTACTGGGTGTCACAGTAGCCCCATCCCAAGTATTGGCAGGACCATTTAACTCCCCCGGTCCCTTTGTCGATCCCAGTGGAAAGGAGGTACCATTTCCCCCTCAAGTTCCAGGAAAGGAGTACTCCGAAGATCCAGACAGGAATGGAAATCCCTCACATACCCCTAATCCTGGTCAAGTAATTGCCTGGGATGGGACGGGTGGGACAACCAACACGAGTAACTTTTTAGCTCTTTGGAATCCTCAATCTGGCATTGCAGCACCCGATCCTTTCCAGGTCGATGCCTTAGCCAACCGGAAGGATTTACTATTCTATAAAGTGATCGAAGATCAAGTTCCACTCGTGTTTTCGACCGGGTTGCCCGGAGGACCGCGCACCGATTACGATAACTATATCTTCTATGAACGTCCTAACCATAAAGTGCTTTTGCCTTTCCCGTACAAAGAGATAGGGGTGTGGGCGACACCAGCACAGATTAACCAAGTTGCACCAAATAACGTGGAAGGTTTAGAACTTTGGGCGCCGGTTCAAGATCCGACAGTGCCTTTAGAAGATAGAGTCAACAGTGTACTGCTACAAGGTCCTGAAATACCTGTAGATGATGCTAACCGTTACTCCCTTTTCGGCGATCCTCTGGGATGTAGTGTATTCAAGAGTAATGGCGATTGTCTCTTCCTTAAAGCGAATATCGCCGGTGCAATCACCCCTCTTTTTCCCGGTTTAGATATCACTTCTGCTAAGATTGACCTTGATGGACTGATGACATGGGAAAACGACATCCTCTTTAGCCTCAAGCCAATCGATGGAAATAACGATGGCTCTATTACTGACAACGATCCCTCAAAAGACTTAGATGGTGGGGAGATCTTTGTTTGGCGATCAACTGAACCTTCAGCGAAGTTTCTCATCCACGGTGGACACGTCTGGGATACAGTTTTCAATGTCAAGGACACAGTAGAGGACTGGACAGGATTAAGACCAGGAACTGAGAACATTGACGCACTGGAAGCGGTTGCTACCCCTGAACCCTCTACAATCCTCAGCTTATTAACCCTTGGCACTCTCGGTGCAGCTTCAACCCTGAAGCGCAAACTAAAACCCTCCCAATCCACCGAAAAAGAAACCACAAAAGTAGGCTAA
- the sipA gene encoding regulatory protein SipA has product MSEISVGGKVRLIAIPPYLKTADPMPMLRPPELLNIDDIGTVIDRRPGGYWGVKFDRGSFLLDSKYLEAI; this is encoded by the coding sequence ATGAGTGAAATTAGCGTCGGGGGAAAAGTCCGTCTGATTGCCATTCCCCCTTACCTGAAAACCGCCGATCCTATGCCTATGTTACGGCCGCCAGAGCTGCTCAATATCGACGATATCGGCACGGTTATCGATCGCCGGCCGGGTGGTTATTGGGGTGTAAAATTCGATCGAGGCTCTTTTCTGCTCGATAGCAAATATTTAGAGGCTATTTAA
- a CDS encoding transposase — protein sequence MSNTFLSIVIPMREGFGEYWLGELLKVKGDIEFILVHPPGVKPSPVNDPRMKQIVCALRGEIIQRSTGFLNARGTYILTINCDEYLHPEIVTLVKDYFERFPNSWVLRLARCGFPYGEREKLESPWPTIPDVKSLAICSRRENNSNLFKENTYLLEAPIAPLDNPFNPSALIGKRRDHKGPHMENFDKKVWKNELVQPAVKEITASMSVTGPIKYIPFWCLDRLLGLYIQAKFFEQGKTIGHWLPEIHEQLRIEDNPPEYKRTKRFYFIAEVILLRNFPKYGYLWNLILAQATEVPGRAIDSLKRKLLPEKPSISK from the coding sequence ATGTCTAATACTTTTCTATCGATCGTTATCCCGATGCGCGAGGGATTTGGCGAATATTGGCTAGGAGAATTGTTGAAAGTCAAGGGAGATATAGAATTTATTTTAGTTCATCCTCCCGGGGTCAAACCTTCGCCGGTGAATGATCCACGCATGAAACAGATTGTCTGTGCTTTACGGGGTGAAATTATTCAAAGAAGTACAGGATTTTTAAATGCCAGAGGTACTTATATTCTCACAATCAATTGCGATGAATATTTACACCCGGAGATCGTCACCTTAGTCAAAGACTATTTTGAACGCTTTCCCAACAGTTGGGTATTGCGATTAGCCAGATGTGGATTTCCCTACGGTGAACGAGAAAAATTAGAGAGTCCTTGGCCAACAATTCCCGATGTAAAAAGTTTAGCTATCTGTAGCAGAAGAGAAAATAATAGTAACTTATTTAAAGAGAATACTTATTTATTAGAAGCACCGATCGCTCCTTTAGATAATCCTTTTAATCCTAGCGCCCTGATCGGGAAACGTCGAGATCACAAGGGTCCTCACATGGAAAACTTTGATAAAAAAGTTTGGAAAAACGAACTGGTACAACCGGCAGTTAAAGAGATTACCGCTTCCATGAGTGTCACTGGCCCGATTAAATATATTCCCTTTTGGTGTTTAGATAGATTACTGGGTTTATATATTCAGGCCAAGTTTTTTGAGCAAGGTAAAACTATCGGTCATTGGCTGCCAGAAATACATGAACAACTGCGGATTGAAGATAATCCTCCTGAGTATAAAAGAACTAAACGTTTTTACTTTATTGCCGAGGTGATTCTCCTGAGAAATTTCCCTAAATACGGTTATCTTTGGAATTTAATTCTCGCTCAAGCGACGGAAGTACCCGGACGAGCGATCGATTCCCTAAAACGCAAATTATTGCCAGAAAAACCTTCTATATCCAAGTGA
- a CDS encoding peptide ligase PGM1-related protein produces MVLDRDLMLGKRLRYQELQEKLKEIWQGENVPESDKWDYDILVVPSFSIDQRVGQKVAGFLHYEERLLFSLIRLRHPKTRLIYVTAQPLSRMVIDYYLQLLPGIPFSHANNRLLLLTTHDNSFQPLTQKILERPRLVARIRQALRRDRAYMVCFNSTNLERELSLQLDIPLFACSPDLLYWGSKSGSREIFDQGNIPHPDGSLQVNTVKDLLYEAASLWSRQPQLKRMVVKLNEGLSGEGNAVLDLRPLGEIVDSNSRDLSERMNLLSKLLDKMSFQARDENWESFSGKIAELGAIVEAFIEGEEKRSPSVQGYITPTGEVKILSTHDQILGGPDGQIYLGCHFPADENYRLQLQELGLKIGEILAAKGAIERYGVDFVAVKNPETLVWDLQAIEINLRKGGTTHPFMTLKLLTNGEYDRETGLFFSQPHQEKYYIASDNLHKPQYKGLLPDDLMDIIAKHRLHFDSSSKTGTVFHLMGALSEFGKLGLTCIGNSSEEAAAIYQRVEQVLDWETEHSSINLGYYSGLPITWI; encoded by the coding sequence ATGGTATTAGATAGAGATTTGATGCTAGGAAAGCGGCTGCGCTATCAAGAATTACAAGAAAAATTAAAAGAGATTTGGCAGGGAGAAAACGTTCCCGAATCGGATAAATGGGATTATGATATCCTAGTTGTCCCTTCTTTTAGTATCGATCAGAGAGTCGGTCAAAAAGTAGCGGGTTTTTTGCATTACGAAGAAAGATTATTATTTTCTCTGATTCGGTTGCGACACCCGAAAACCCGTTTAATCTATGTAACAGCGCAGCCACTTTCGCGGATGGTGATTGATTATTACCTGCAATTGTTACCGGGGATTCCTTTTTCCCATGCTAATAATCGTCTGTTATTATTGACAACTCACGATAACTCTTTTCAACCTTTAACCCAAAAAATTCTGGAAAGACCGCGCTTAGTAGCAAGAATCCGGCAAGCGTTGCGTCGAGATCGTGCCTACATGGTTTGTTTTAATTCTACTAATTTAGAGCGAGAATTGTCTTTACAATTAGATATTCCTTTATTTGCCTGTAGTCCAGACTTATTGTATTGGGGTTCCAAAAGTGGCAGTCGCGAGATTTTTGATCAAGGCAATATTCCCCATCCTGACGGTAGTTTACAGGTAAATACGGTCAAGGATTTGTTATACGAAGCCGCTTCTTTGTGGTCTCGTCAACCGCAACTAAAACGCATGGTAGTTAAGTTAAATGAGGGGTTATCGGGAGAAGGAAATGCGGTTTTAGATTTACGTCCTTTAGGGGAAATTGTTGATAGTAACAGCCGAGATTTAAGCGAGAGAATGAATCTATTGTCTAAACTATTAGACAAGATGAGTTTTCAAGCAAGGGATGAAAATTGGGAGAGTTTTTCGGGCAAAATTGCTGAATTAGGGGCAATTGTCGAAGCTTTTATCGAAGGAGAAGAAAAGCGATCGCCGAGTGTGCAAGGTTATATTACACCGACGGGAGAAGTGAAGATTCTCTCCACTCACGATCAAATTTTAGGGGGTCCCGATGGTCAAATTTATCTGGGTTGTCATTTTCCTGCTGATGAAAATTATCGCCTACAATTACAGGAATTAGGGCTAAAAATAGGGGAAATTCTAGCAGCCAAGGGAGCAATTGAACGCTATGGAGTTGATTTCGTCGCTGTCAAAAATCCAGAAACTTTAGTCTGGGATTTACAGGCGATCGAAATTAATCTGCGAAAAGGAGGAACCACCCATCCTTTTATGACTTTAAAGCTTTTAACTAATGGTGAATACGATCGAGAAACTGGATTATTTTTCAGTCAACCTCACCAAGAAAAATACTATATTGCCTCCGATAATCTCCACAAACCCCAATACAAAGGTTTACTTCCCGATGATTTAATGGATATTATTGCTAAACATCGCTTACATTTTGATAGTAGCAGTAAAACGGGAACAGTTTTTCATCTCATGGGTGCGCTGTCGGAATTTGGTAAATTAGGGTTAACTTGTATCGGCAATTCTAGTGAGGAAGCGGCAGCAATTTATCAGCGTGTGGAACAGGTTTTAGATTGGGAAACAGAGCATAGTTCCATAAATTTAGGTTATTATTCTGGATTACCGATCACTTGGATATAG
- the psaJ gene encoding photosystem I reaction center subunit IX codes for MEGLTKFLSSAPVLIMALLTFTAGILIEFNRFYPDLLFHPLG; via the coding sequence ATGGAAGGACTTACTAAATTTCTCTCGTCCGCACCCGTGTTAATTATGGCGCTGCTGACTTTCACCGCCGGGATTTTAATCGAATTTAATCGCTTTTATCCCGATCTCTTATTCCACCCGCTAGGTTAA
- a CDS encoding photosystem I reaction center subunit III, whose product MRKLFALALVLSLWFTFAAPASADLSNLTPCSENPAFLQKAKSFRNTTLDPESGAKRAQTYSQALCGPEGYPHLIVDGRWDHMGDFFIPSILFLYITGWIGWVGRAYLIAVRDSKDAEMKEIIIDVPLALSKMLTGFLWPLAALQEATSGKLTVKDSEITVSPR is encoded by the coding sequence ATGCGAAAATTGTTCGCTCTGGCCCTGGTGCTATCTCTCTGGTTCACCTTTGCCGCTCCAGCGTCGGCTGATTTGTCCAATCTGACTCCTTGTAGCGAAAATCCCGCTTTCCTACAAAAAGCGAAGAGTTTCCGCAACACCACTCTCGACCCCGAATCGGGAGCCAAACGCGCTCAAACCTACTCCCAAGCTCTCTGTGGACCGGAAGGCTATCCTCACCTAATTGTGGATGGTCGTTGGGACCACATGGGCGATTTCTTTATCCCTAGCATCCTCTTCCTGTACATTACTGGTTGGATCGGTTGGGTTGGTCGGGCCTATTTAATCGCCGTGCGCGACAGCAAAGATGCCGAAATGAAGGAAATCATCATCGATGTTCCCCTCGCTCTCAGCAAAATGTTAACGGGGTTCCTCTGGCCGTTGGCGGCTTTACAAGAAGCCACTTCCGGTAAATTAACCGTTAAGGATTCGGAAATTACCGTTTCCCCTCGTTAA
- a CDS encoding secondary thiamine-phosphate synthase enzyme YjbQ encodes MRQYQKSLTITTSPKNFHRLTAPIEAIVAESGITTGLCSVFVCHTSASLLIQENADPDVLTDLANFFAKLVQEDSSLYYHSTEGPDDMPAHIRSVLTRTSEQIPIARGKLVLGIWQGIYLWEHRQSRHQRQVVVHITGV; translated from the coding sequence ATGCGTCAATATCAAAAATCCCTGACGATTACCACCAGTCCCAAGAATTTCCATCGTCTCACTGCCCCCATAGAAGCGATCGTGGCTGAATCGGGCATAACGACGGGATTATGCAGTGTCTTTGTCTGTCACACCTCCGCTTCCTTGCTGATCCAAGAAAATGCCGATCCCGATGTTCTCACCGATTTGGCCAATTTCTTCGCCAAGTTAGTCCAGGAAGATAGCAGTCTCTACTATCACTCTACCGAAGGGCCAGACGATATGCCCGCTCACATTCGCTCGGTCCTAACCCGAACATCGGAACAAATCCCGATCGCTAGGGGTAAATTAGTTTTAGGCATCTGGCAAGGTATCTATCTTTGGGAACACCGTCAGAGTCGTCACCAAAGGCAAGTGGTGGTTCATATCACCGGGGTCTGA
- the cobA gene encoding uroporphyrinogen-III C-methyltransferase gives MNQSESCGKVYLVGAGPGDPGLLTLKAKVLLENADVVLYDALVSPSILAMINHRAEQIHAGKRRSRHSLVQEEITALLIEKAQTNTVVVRLKGGDPFVFGRGGEEMLDLIAAGISVEIVPGITSGIAVPAYAGIPLTHRNYSSSVTFVTGHEMAGKYRPLVNWSAIAHGAETIVVYMGVHNLPYIIGELTKAGRSPETPIALIRWGTTPQQQQLIGTFSTIMGQIEATGFEAPAIAVIGAVVNLHDLLQAGQPLLSRTIPPTPISL, from the coding sequence ATGAATCAATCAGAAAGTTGCGGTAAGGTTTATCTCGTCGGTGCGGGTCCCGGGGATCCCGGTTTGTTGACCTTAAAAGCGAAAGTTCTCTTAGAAAATGCCGATGTTGTCCTCTATGATGCCCTAGTCAGTCCCTCGATTCTAGCCATGATTAACCACCGGGCCGAACAAATCCATGCGGGTAAGCGTCGCAGTCGTCATTCTCTGGTACAGGAAGAAATCACCGCTTTACTGATCGAGAAGGCCCAGACTAATACCGTGGTTGTTCGTCTCAAGGGGGGGGATCCCTTTGTTTTCGGTCGCGGGGGTGAAGAAATGCTCGATCTGATCGCGGCCGGAATTAGCGTCGAGATCGTGCCGGGGATCACTTCAGGAATTGCCGTGCCTGCCTACGCCGGTATTCCCCTCACCCATCGCAATTATAGTTCTTCCGTTACTTTCGTCACCGGCCACGAGATGGCGGGTAAATATCGTCCCCTGGTTAACTGGTCAGCGATCGCCCATGGTGCGGAAACAATTGTCGTTTACATGGGTGTGCATAATTTACCCTATATTATCGGCGAGTTAACCAAGGCCGGCAGAAGTCCAGAAACACCGATCGCCCTGATTCGCTGGGGAACAACACCGCAACAACAGCAGTTAATCGGTACTTTCAGCACGATTATGGGCCAGATCGAAGCCACCGGCTTTGAAGCCCCAGCGATCGCTGTTATCGGGGCGGTGGTGAACCTTCACGATCTCTTACAAGCGGGACAACCTTTGCTCTCCAGGACAATCCCCCCCACCCCCATTTCTCTCTGA
- a CDS encoding N-6 DNA methylase: MKEQKQFFTVSEAADLLGVTTTTLRNWDKAGKLKPSRDPINSYRLYRAEDITCLLQERRFGTTISENVLQIPLFNEERAKRSDEEKKEKSITLDLRSLRFLTRQMNAAFRDSMGGGLLERFEEITKILYSKLYMEKIEIDDPKQVSKFSIKDFSSFDDIYEKIKEIYQDAISYFPKELLNGHSSLGEDKIAIAKVCRLLWNIKLSEVEADIKGFMYEELVRNTFEKTDHQQFFTPRTVVEFMVGLVSAMTSSTEDTIYICDPACGSGGFLIETFKSINLNQKIIGFEIDKRMAWVAQMNTIMHGGSINTIHYLNDGGSLGYNDKLNELIPESGFDVVITNPPFGSDFSDETALCTYELGRGKASRRRGVLFIERCIKWLKSGSGRLAIVVDDSILNGKTNHDTRDLIFRYCIIEAVISLPEVTFKPYASVKTSILFLRKRSKSKTEAQPSIFMAEVKEVGRKANGDSNFRHDDKGNLVLNNELPIIINAWNSFKKEGENSIRSLSPKVFVCPAERFYSKSNQLIVDRLDVGYHHPSRSIAERTLKRSKYPTPKLAELVVERNISVVPDKADPYDLWRYIGLADISSRTGEYVVSEVFGNQIKSNVKLFKGGDILFSKLRPELRKCILLEALEEDGYASSECFVFRTISTSSNDNHLKDKISYGALIDQFEVDNEYLAILLRSDIVYGQLVYQISGTGRPRVNRSAVLGARIPLPPLAVQREIVTAHKIAHQSYLESQRRSEDELQRGINFLDSAFSFSSEKLCPSD; encoded by the coding sequence ATGAAAGAGCAGAAGCAGTTTTTTACGGTTAGCGAGGCCGCTGATTTACTGGGTGTAACGACAACGACACTCAGGAACTGGGACAAGGCAGGTAAGCTTAAGCCATCTAGAGATCCAATAAATAGCTATCGCCTCTACCGAGCAGAGGATATAACTTGTTTACTCCAAGAGCGACGTTTTGGGACAACAATATCTGAAAATGTTCTACAAATTCCCCTCTTTAATGAGGAAAGAGCCAAAAGATCTGATGAAGAAAAGAAAGAGAAATCGATCACACTAGATTTACGATCACTACGTTTTCTAACGAGACAAATGAATGCTGCCTTTAGAGATTCTATGGGGGGTGGGTTACTGGAACGTTTTGAAGAGATAACGAAGATTTTATACTCAAAACTTTACATGGAAAAAATCGAAATAGACGATCCAAAACAAGTATCTAAATTTTCCATTAAAGATTTTTCTTCATTTGACGATATATATGAAAAAATCAAAGAAATTTATCAAGACGCTATCAGCTATTTTCCGAAAGAATTGCTCAATGGTCACAGTTCCCTTGGGGAGGACAAAATTGCGATTGCTAAGGTATGTAGACTACTGTGGAATATTAAACTTTCCGAAGTTGAAGCTGATATTAAAGGCTTCATGTATGAAGAACTAGTTAGAAATACTTTTGAGAAAACTGACCATCAACAATTTTTCACACCTAGAACAGTTGTTGAATTTATGGTTGGTTTAGTTTCTGCTATGACATCTTCGACAGAAGATACAATATATATTTGTGATCCTGCTTGTGGTAGTGGCGGCTTTCTAATTGAAACATTCAAGTCAATAAACCTAAATCAGAAGATTATAGGTTTTGAAATTGATAAACGAATGGCATGGGTTGCACAAATGAATACCATAATGCATGGGGGGAGCATTAATACGATTCACTACCTAAATGATGGTGGTTCTCTTGGCTACAATGACAAGCTAAATGAACTCATACCAGAGAGTGGTTTTGATGTAGTAATTACTAACCCTCCGTTTGGCAGTGATTTTTCAGACGAGACTGCACTATGTACCTACGAACTTGGAAGAGGAAAAGCATCAAGGAGGCGTGGAGTTCTATTCATAGAACGCTGCATCAAGTGGTTGAAAAGTGGAAGTGGACGATTGGCAATAGTTGTAGATGACAGTATTTTAAACGGAAAAACAAATCATGATACTCGTGATTTGATCTTCAGATATTGCATAATTGAAGCTGTAATTAGCTTGCCAGAAGTTACATTTAAACCATATGCATCTGTCAAAACATCAATTCTATTCCTCAGAAAACGCAGCAAGTCTAAAACAGAAGCCCAACCTTCTATCTTCATGGCCGAAGTCAAAGAAGTTGGTCGAAAGGCAAATGGCGATTCTAATTTTCGTCATGATGACAAAGGAAACCTAGTGCTAAATAATGAATTGCCAATCATAATTAATGCTTGGAATTCTTTCAAAAAAGAGGGAGAAAATTCTATAAGAAGTTTATCTCCAAAAGTCTTTGTCTGTCCGGCAGAACGTTTTTATAGTAAGTCTAATCAACTTATTGTAGATAGGCTTGACGTTGGGTATCATCATCCTTCTAGATCTATAGCAGAAAGAACTCTAAAGCGTTCAAAATATCCAACACCTAAGCTTGCAGAACTAGTCGTTGAGCGTAATATATCTGTAGTACCTGACAAAGCAGATCCTTATGATCTATGGCGTTATATTGGTTTGGCAGATATTTCATCAAGAACTGGTGAATATGTTGTCTCTGAAGTTTTTGGAAATCAGATAAAAAGCAATGTCAAGTTATTCAAGGGCGGAGATATTCTATTTTCAAAGCTCCGTCCAGAATTGAGGAAATGTATTTTATTAGAAGCCTTGGAAGAAGATGGATATGCTTCGTCTGAATGCTTTGTTTTTCGGACAATTTCCACTTCTAGTAATGACAATCACCTAAAGGATAAAATTAGCTATGGAGCATTGATCGATCAATTTGAAGTAGATAATGAATATTTGGCAATACTCTTGAGAAGTGACATAGTTTATGGTCAGCTAGTTTATCAAATTTCTGGTACAGGTAGACCTCGAGTCAACCGATCAGCAGTTTTAGGGGCTAGAATTCCTTTGCCACCTTTAGCCGTACAACGTGAAATAGTAACTGCACATAAGATCGCACATCAAAGTTACCTAGAGAGCCAAAGACGTAGTGAGGATGAACTTCAACGGGGCATTAATTTTTTAGATTCAGCCTTTAGTTTTTCATCCGAAAAGCTTTGCCCATCTGACTGA
- a CDS encoding ParE family toxin-like protein, whose protein sequence is MKSELNPDFVGLFQQLPERVKRTARKNYKLWKDNPSHPSLEFKEVNQEDQIWSIRVGIGWRALGRIKSKNVIVWFWIGSHAEYDKLLKKL, encoded by the coding sequence ATGAAGTCGGAACTAAATCCAGATTTCGTCGGCTTATTTCAACAGCTACCAGAAAGAGTGAAAAGAACAGCCAGAAAAAATTACAAGTTATGGAAAGATAACCCCAGTCATCCAAGCTTAGAATTTAAGGAGGTCAATCAAGAAGACCAGATCTGGTCAATCAGAGTCGGTATAGGTTGGAGAGCGCTAGGAAGAATCAAGAGTAAGAATGTAATTGTTTGGTTTTGGATAGGCTCTCACGCAGAGTATGACAAATTGTTAAAGAAGTTGTGA